Proteins encoded by one window of Pseudorca crassidens isolate mPseCra1 chromosome 3, mPseCra1.hap1, whole genome shotgun sequence:
- the MPND gene encoding MPN domain-containing protein isoform X3, translating to MEGGLRPQFSEWSRRIEPPPLSPACASRRPDFPRSLLLTRPPAAANGWGASRSGQSRVTCREESTRGALGVWLSGHGSLLLPAAPEPLSPAGGAGEEAPDEDEAEAEDSERPGASGGARSGGGGGGGGGGAGPGSCGGPGGALTRRAVTLRVLLKDALLEPGAGVLSIYYLGKKFVGDLQPDGRIVWQETGQVFNSPSAWATHCKKLVNPAKKSGCGWASVKYKGQKLDKYKAAWLRRNQLHIPAAAADEWAPGATTGTEGSGQPEVSVELAGRVGSSQLKVPSLSPQPRPRQSPASEGEEEELMMEEEEEEVLTGASAEDKSRRPPVKGPSEPVHPEATPPGKRVENKIRVPVRYCMLGSRDSARNPHTLVEVTSFAAINKFQPFNVAISSNVLFLLDFHSHLTRSQVVGYLGGRWDINSQMLTVLRAFPCRSRLGDADTAAAMEEEIYQSLLLRGLSLVGWYHSHPYSPALPSLQDIDAQMDYQLRLQGSSNGFQPCLALLCSPYYSGNPGPESKISPFWVMPPPEQRPSDYGIPMDVEMAYVQDGFLTNDVLHEMMLLVEFYKGAPDLVRFQEPWNQEHTYLDKLKISLASRTPKDQGLCHVLEQVYSVLRQGS from the exons ATGGAAGGTGGcctcaggcctcagttttccGAATGGTCCCGGAGGATTGAGCCGCCGCCTCTTTCTCCAGCGTGTGCAAGCCGGAGGCCTGACTTTCCCCGCTCGCTCCTGCTGACCCGCCCACCGGCGGCGGCCAATGGCTGGGGCGCTTCCCGCTCGGGGCAGAGCCGCGTCACGTGCCGGGAAGAAAGCACCAGAGGCGCGCTGGGCGTgtggctgagcggccatggcag CCTGTTGCTGCCCGCAGCTCCAGAGCCGCTGTCCcccgcgggcggcgcgggcgagGAGGCGCCGGACGAGGACGAGGCGGAGGCCGAGGACTCTGAGCGGCCGGGGGCATCGGGTGGCGCGCGCagcggcggcggaggcggcggcggtggcggcggggcCGGGCCAGGGAGCTGCGGTGGCCCGGGGGGCGCGCTCACCAGGCGCGCGGTCACGCTGCGGGTGCTCCTCAAAGACGCGCTGCTGGAGCCCGGCGCCGGGGTGTTGTCCATCTACTATCTG GGGAAGAAGTTCGTGGGAGACCTGCAGCCCGATGGGAGGATTGTGTGGCAGGAAACGGGCCAGGTGTTCAACTCACCCAGCGCCTGGGCCACCCATTGCAAGAAGCTGGTGAACCCAGCCAAGAAGTCTGGCTGTGGCTGGGCCTCTGTCAAGTACAAGGGCCAGAAACTGGACAAGTACAAGGCTGCCTGGCTCCGGCGAAACCAGCTCCATATACCTGCAGCTGCCGCCGATGAG TGGGCACCTGGGGCAACGACAGGAACCGAAGGCTCAGGCCAGCCAGAGGTCTCTGTGGAACTTGCCGGGAGGGTAGGGAGCAGCCAGCTGAAAGTCCCGTCGCTGTCCCCCCAACCCCGACCCCGCCAGAGCCCGGCCAgcgaaggagaggaggaggagctaatgatggaggaagaggaggaggaggttcTGACAGGAGCCTCAGCGGAGGACAAGAGTCGGAGACCACCGGTGAAGGGCCCCTCGGAGCCTGTCCACCCTg AGGCCACGCCCCCAGGGAAAAGGGTGGAAAACAAGATCCGGGTGCCTGTGCGCTACTGCATGCTGGGTAGTCGAGACTCTGCCAG GAACCCGCACACCCTGGTGGAAGTAACATCCTTCGCAGCTATCAACAAGTTCCAGCCGTTCAACGTGGCCATCTCTAGCAACGTGCTGTTCCTGCTG gactTCCACAGCCACCTGACCCGCAGCCAGGTCGTGGGGTACCTGGGCGGCCGCTGGGACATCAACAGTCAGA TGCTCACGGTGCTGAGAGCCTTCCCCTGTCGGAGCCGGCTGGGGGACGCGGATACCGCGGCCGCCATGGAAGAGGAG ATTTACCAGAGCCTGCTCCTGCGGGGCCTGTCCCTGGTAGGCTGGTACCATAGCCACCCGTACAGCCCGGCCCTGCCGTCGCTGCAGGACATCGACGCACAGATGGACTACCAGCTGCGGCTGCAGGGCTCCAGCAATGGCTTCCAGCCCTGCCTCGCCCTGCTCTGCT ccccttacTACTCTGGTAACCCGGGCCCAGAGTCCAAGATCTCGCCCTTCTGGGTGATGCCGCCCCCTGAG CAAAGGCCCAGTGACTATGGCATCCCCATGGACGTGGAAATGGCCTACGTCCAGGATGGCTTCCTGACTAATGACGTCCTTCATGAGATG ATGCTGCTGGTAGAGTTCTACAAGGGCGCCCCTGACCTCGTCAGGTTCCAGGAGCCTTGGAACCAGGAGCACACCTACCTCGACAAGCTCAAG ATCTCCCTGGCCAGCAGGACGCCCAAGGACCAGGGCCTGTGCCACGTGCTGGAGCAGGTTTACAGCGTCCTCAGGCAGGGGAGCTGA
- the MPND gene encoding MPN domain-containing protein isoform X5 has protein sequence MEGGLRPQFSEWSRRIEPPPLSPACASRRPDFPRSLLLTRPPAAANGWGASRSGQSRVTCREESTRGALGVWLSGHGSLLLPAAPEPLSPAGGAGEEAPDEDEAEAEDSERPGASGGARSGGGGGGGGGGAGPGSCGGPGGALTRRAVTLRVLLKDALLEPGAGVLSIYYLGKKFVGDLQPDGRIVWQETGQVFNSPSAWATHCKKLVNPAKKSGCGWASVKYKGQKLDKYKAAWLRRNQLHIPAAAADESPASEGEEEELMMEEEEEEVLTGASAEDKSRRPPVKGPSEPVHPEATPPGKRVENKIRVPVRYCMLGSRDSARNPHTLVEVTSFAAINKFQPFNVAISSNVLFLLDFHSHLTRSQVVGYLGGRWDINSQMLTVLRAFPCRSRLGDADTAAAMEEEIYQSLLLRGLSLVGWYHSHPYSPALPSLQDIDAQMDYQLRLQGSSNGFQPCLALLCSPYYSGNPGPESKISPFWVMPPPEQRPSDYGIPMDVEMAYVQDGFLTNDVLHEMMLLVEFYKGAPDLVRFQEPWNQEHTYLDKLKISLASRTPKDQGLCHVLEQVYSVLRQGS, from the exons ATGGAAGGTGGcctcaggcctcagttttccGAATGGTCCCGGAGGATTGAGCCGCCGCCTCTTTCTCCAGCGTGTGCAAGCCGGAGGCCTGACTTTCCCCGCTCGCTCCTGCTGACCCGCCCACCGGCGGCGGCCAATGGCTGGGGCGCTTCCCGCTCGGGGCAGAGCCGCGTCACGTGCCGGGAAGAAAGCACCAGAGGCGCGCTGGGCGTgtggctgagcggccatggcag CCTGTTGCTGCCCGCAGCTCCAGAGCCGCTGTCCcccgcgggcggcgcgggcgagGAGGCGCCGGACGAGGACGAGGCGGAGGCCGAGGACTCTGAGCGGCCGGGGGCATCGGGTGGCGCGCGCagcggcggcggaggcggcggcggtggcggcggggcCGGGCCAGGGAGCTGCGGTGGCCCGGGGGGCGCGCTCACCAGGCGCGCGGTCACGCTGCGGGTGCTCCTCAAAGACGCGCTGCTGGAGCCCGGCGCCGGGGTGTTGTCCATCTACTATCTG GGGAAGAAGTTCGTGGGAGACCTGCAGCCCGATGGGAGGATTGTGTGGCAGGAAACGGGCCAGGTGTTCAACTCACCCAGCGCCTGGGCCACCCATTGCAAGAAGCTGGTGAACCCAGCCAAGAAGTCTGGCTGTGGCTGGGCCTCTGTCAAGTACAAGGGCCAGAAACTGGACAAGTACAAGGCTGCCTGGCTCCGGCGAAACCAGCTCCATATACCTGCAGCTGCCGCCGATGAG AGCCCGGCCAgcgaaggagaggaggaggagctaatgatggaggaagaggaggaggaggttcTGACAGGAGCCTCAGCGGAGGACAAGAGTCGGAGACCACCGGTGAAGGGCCCCTCGGAGCCTGTCCACCCTg AGGCCACGCCCCCAGGGAAAAGGGTGGAAAACAAGATCCGGGTGCCTGTGCGCTACTGCATGCTGGGTAGTCGAGACTCTGCCAG GAACCCGCACACCCTGGTGGAAGTAACATCCTTCGCAGCTATCAACAAGTTCCAGCCGTTCAACGTGGCCATCTCTAGCAACGTGCTGTTCCTGCTG gactTCCACAGCCACCTGACCCGCAGCCAGGTCGTGGGGTACCTGGGCGGCCGCTGGGACATCAACAGTCAGA TGCTCACGGTGCTGAGAGCCTTCCCCTGTCGGAGCCGGCTGGGGGACGCGGATACCGCGGCCGCCATGGAAGAGGAG ATTTACCAGAGCCTGCTCCTGCGGGGCCTGTCCCTGGTAGGCTGGTACCATAGCCACCCGTACAGCCCGGCCCTGCCGTCGCTGCAGGACATCGACGCACAGATGGACTACCAGCTGCGGCTGCAGGGCTCCAGCAATGGCTTCCAGCCCTGCCTCGCCCTGCTCTGCT ccccttacTACTCTGGTAACCCGGGCCCAGAGTCCAAGATCTCGCCCTTCTGGGTGATGCCGCCCCCTGAG CAAAGGCCCAGTGACTATGGCATCCCCATGGACGTGGAAATGGCCTACGTCCAGGATGGCTTCCTGACTAATGACGTCCTTCATGAGATG ATGCTGCTGGTAGAGTTCTACAAGGGCGCCCCTGACCTCGTCAGGTTCCAGGAGCCTTGGAACCAGGAGCACACCTACCTCGACAAGCTCAAG ATCTCCCTGGCCAGCAGGACGCCCAAGGACCAGGGCCTGTGCCACGTGCTGGAGCAGGTTTACAGCGTCCTCAGGCAGGGGAGCTGA
- the MPND gene encoding MPN domain-containing protein isoform X2 yields the protein MEGGLRPQFSEWSRRIEPPPLSPACASRRPDFPRSLLLTRPPAAANGWGASRSGQSRVTCREESTRGALGVWLSGHGSLLLPAAPEPLSPAGGAGEEAPDEDEAEAEDSERPGASGGARSGGGGGGGGGGAGPGSCGGPGGALTRRAVTLRVLLKDALLEPGAGVLSIYYLLFGPASPLSLQGKKFVGDLQPDGRIVWQETGQVFNSPSAWATHCKKLVNPAKKSGCGWASVKYKGQKLDKYKAAWLRRNQLHIPAAAADEWAPGATTGTEGSGQPEVSVELAGRVGSSQLKVPSLSPQPRPRQSPASEGEEEELMMEEEEEEVLTGASAEDKSRRPPVKGPSEPVHPEATPPGKRVENKIRVPVRYCMLGSRDSARNPHTLVEVTSFAAINKFQPFNVAISSNVLFLLDFHSHLTRSQVVGYLGGRWDINSQMLTVLRAFPCRSRLGDADTAAAMEEEIYQSLLLRGLSLVGWYHSHPYSPALPSLQDIDAQMDYQLRLQGSSNGFQPCLALLCSPYYSGNPGPESKISPFWVMPPPEQRPSDYGIPMDVEMAYVQDGFLTNDVLHEMMLLVEFYKGAPDLVRFQEPWNQEHTYLDKLKISLASRTPKDQGLCHVLEQVYSVLRQGS from the exons ATGGAAGGTGGcctcaggcctcagttttccGAATGGTCCCGGAGGATTGAGCCGCCGCCTCTTTCTCCAGCGTGTGCAAGCCGGAGGCCTGACTTTCCCCGCTCGCTCCTGCTGACCCGCCCACCGGCGGCGGCCAATGGCTGGGGCGCTTCCCGCTCGGGGCAGAGCCGCGTCACGTGCCGGGAAGAAAGCACCAGAGGCGCGCTGGGCGTgtggctgagcggccatggcag CCTGTTGCTGCCCGCAGCTCCAGAGCCGCTGTCCcccgcgggcggcgcgggcgagGAGGCGCCGGACGAGGACGAGGCGGAGGCCGAGGACTCTGAGCGGCCGGGGGCATCGGGTGGCGCGCGCagcggcggcggaggcggcggcggtggcggcggggcCGGGCCAGGGAGCTGCGGTGGCCCGGGGGGCGCGCTCACCAGGCGCGCGGTCACGCTGCGGGTGCTCCTCAAAGACGCGCTGCTGGAGCCCGGCGCCGGGGTGTTGTCCATCTACTATCTG CTCTTCGGCCCAGCCAGCCCACTGTCACTGCAGGGGAAGAAGTTCGTGGGAGACCTGCAGCCCGATGGGAGGATTGTGTGGCAGGAAACGGGCCAGGTGTTCAACTCACCCAGCGCCTGGGCCACCCATTGCAAGAAGCTGGTGAACCCAGCCAAGAAGTCTGGCTGTGGCTGGGCCTCTGTCAAGTACAAGGGCCAGAAACTGGACAAGTACAAGGCTGCCTGGCTCCGGCGAAACCAGCTCCATATACCTGCAGCTGCCGCCGATGAG TGGGCACCTGGGGCAACGACAGGAACCGAAGGCTCAGGCCAGCCAGAGGTCTCTGTGGAACTTGCCGGGAGGGTAGGGAGCAGCCAGCTGAAAGTCCCGTCGCTGTCCCCCCAACCCCGACCCCGCCAGAGCCCGGCCAgcgaaggagaggaggaggagctaatgatggaggaagaggaggaggaggttcTGACAGGAGCCTCAGCGGAGGACAAGAGTCGGAGACCACCGGTGAAGGGCCCCTCGGAGCCTGTCCACCCTg AGGCCACGCCCCCAGGGAAAAGGGTGGAAAACAAGATCCGGGTGCCTGTGCGCTACTGCATGCTGGGTAGTCGAGACTCTGCCAG GAACCCGCACACCCTGGTGGAAGTAACATCCTTCGCAGCTATCAACAAGTTCCAGCCGTTCAACGTGGCCATCTCTAGCAACGTGCTGTTCCTGCTG gactTCCACAGCCACCTGACCCGCAGCCAGGTCGTGGGGTACCTGGGCGGCCGCTGGGACATCAACAGTCAGA TGCTCACGGTGCTGAGAGCCTTCCCCTGTCGGAGCCGGCTGGGGGACGCGGATACCGCGGCCGCCATGGAAGAGGAG ATTTACCAGAGCCTGCTCCTGCGGGGCCTGTCCCTGGTAGGCTGGTACCATAGCCACCCGTACAGCCCGGCCCTGCCGTCGCTGCAGGACATCGACGCACAGATGGACTACCAGCTGCGGCTGCAGGGCTCCAGCAATGGCTTCCAGCCCTGCCTCGCCCTGCTCTGCT ccccttacTACTCTGGTAACCCGGGCCCAGAGTCCAAGATCTCGCCCTTCTGGGTGATGCCGCCCCCTGAG CAAAGGCCCAGTGACTATGGCATCCCCATGGACGTGGAAATGGCCTACGTCCAGGATGGCTTCCTGACTAATGACGTCCTTCATGAGATG ATGCTGCTGGTAGAGTTCTACAAGGGCGCCCCTGACCTCGTCAGGTTCCAGGAGCCTTGGAACCAGGAGCACACCTACCTCGACAAGCTCAAG ATCTCCCTGGCCAGCAGGACGCCCAAGGACCAGGGCCTGTGCCACGTGCTGGAGCAGGTTTACAGCGTCCTCAGGCAGGGGAGCTGA
- the MPND gene encoding MPN domain-containing protein isoform X1: MEGGLRPQFSEWSRRIEPPPLSPACASRRPDFPRSLLLTRPPAAANGWGASRSGQSRVTCREESTRGALGVWLSGHGSLLLPAAPEPLSPAGGAGEEAPDEDEAEAEDSERPGASGGARSGGGGGGGGGGAGPGSCGGPGGALTRRAVTLRVLLKDALLEPGAGVLSIYYLLFGPASPLSLQGKKFVGDLQPDGRIVWQETGQVFNSPSAWATHCKKLVNPAKKSGCGWASVKYKGQKLDKYKAAWLRRNQLHIPAAAADEWAPGATTGTEGSGQPEVSVELAGRVGSSQLKVPSLSPQPRPRQSPASEGEEEELMMEEEEEEVLTGASAEDKSRRPPVKGPSEPVHPEATPPGKRVENKIRVPVRYCMLGSRDSARNPHTLVEVTSFAAINKFQPFNVAISSNVLFLLDFHSHLTRSQVVGYLGGRWDINSQSGYLGPVGRGVFGAGVDVHAFSHLRAVLTVLRAFPCRSRLGDADTAAAMEEEIYQSLLLRGLSLVGWYHSHPYSPALPSLQDIDAQMDYQLRLQGSSNGFQPCLALLCSPYYSGNPGPESKISPFWVMPPPEQRPSDYGIPMDVEMAYVQDGFLTNDVLHEMMLLVEFYKGAPDLVRFQEPWNQEHTYLDKLKISLASRTPKDQGLCHVLEQVYSVLRQGS, encoded by the exons ATGGAAGGTGGcctcaggcctcagttttccGAATGGTCCCGGAGGATTGAGCCGCCGCCTCTTTCTCCAGCGTGTGCAAGCCGGAGGCCTGACTTTCCCCGCTCGCTCCTGCTGACCCGCCCACCGGCGGCGGCCAATGGCTGGGGCGCTTCCCGCTCGGGGCAGAGCCGCGTCACGTGCCGGGAAGAAAGCACCAGAGGCGCGCTGGGCGTgtggctgagcggccatggcag CCTGTTGCTGCCCGCAGCTCCAGAGCCGCTGTCCcccgcgggcggcgcgggcgagGAGGCGCCGGACGAGGACGAGGCGGAGGCCGAGGACTCTGAGCGGCCGGGGGCATCGGGTGGCGCGCGCagcggcggcggaggcggcggcggtggcggcggggcCGGGCCAGGGAGCTGCGGTGGCCCGGGGGGCGCGCTCACCAGGCGCGCGGTCACGCTGCGGGTGCTCCTCAAAGACGCGCTGCTGGAGCCCGGCGCCGGGGTGTTGTCCATCTACTATCTG CTCTTCGGCCCAGCCAGCCCACTGTCACTGCAGGGGAAGAAGTTCGTGGGAGACCTGCAGCCCGATGGGAGGATTGTGTGGCAGGAAACGGGCCAGGTGTTCAACTCACCCAGCGCCTGGGCCACCCATTGCAAGAAGCTGGTGAACCCAGCCAAGAAGTCTGGCTGTGGCTGGGCCTCTGTCAAGTACAAGGGCCAGAAACTGGACAAGTACAAGGCTGCCTGGCTCCGGCGAAACCAGCTCCATATACCTGCAGCTGCCGCCGATGAG TGGGCACCTGGGGCAACGACAGGAACCGAAGGCTCAGGCCAGCCAGAGGTCTCTGTGGAACTTGCCGGGAGGGTAGGGAGCAGCCAGCTGAAAGTCCCGTCGCTGTCCCCCCAACCCCGACCCCGCCAGAGCCCGGCCAgcgaaggagaggaggaggagctaatgatggaggaagaggaggaggaggttcTGACAGGAGCCTCAGCGGAGGACAAGAGTCGGAGACCACCGGTGAAGGGCCCCTCGGAGCCTGTCCACCCTg AGGCCACGCCCCCAGGGAAAAGGGTGGAAAACAAGATCCGGGTGCCTGTGCGCTACTGCATGCTGGGTAGTCGAGACTCTGCCAG GAACCCGCACACCCTGGTGGAAGTAACATCCTTCGCAGCTATCAACAAGTTCCAGCCGTTCAACGTGGCCATCTCTAGCAACGTGCTGTTCCTGCTG gactTCCACAGCCACCTGACCCGCAGCCAGGTCGTGGGGTACCTGGGCGGCCGCTGGGACATCAACAGTCAGAGTGGGTATTTGGGGCCTGTGGGCAGGGGGGTGTTTGGGGCTGGGGTCGATGTCCACGCCTTCTCCCACCTCCGTGCAGTGCTCACGGTGCTGAGAGCCTTCCCCTGTCGGAGCCGGCTGGGGGACGCGGATACCGCGGCCGCCATGGAAGAGGAG ATTTACCAGAGCCTGCTCCTGCGGGGCCTGTCCCTGGTAGGCTGGTACCATAGCCACCCGTACAGCCCGGCCCTGCCGTCGCTGCAGGACATCGACGCACAGATGGACTACCAGCTGCGGCTGCAGGGCTCCAGCAATGGCTTCCAGCCCTGCCTCGCCCTGCTCTGCT ccccttacTACTCTGGTAACCCGGGCCCAGAGTCCAAGATCTCGCCCTTCTGGGTGATGCCGCCCCCTGAG CAAAGGCCCAGTGACTATGGCATCCCCATGGACGTGGAAATGGCCTACGTCCAGGATGGCTTCCTGACTAATGACGTCCTTCATGAGATG ATGCTGCTGGTAGAGTTCTACAAGGGCGCCCCTGACCTCGTCAGGTTCCAGGAGCCTTGGAACCAGGAGCACACCTACCTCGACAAGCTCAAG ATCTCCCTGGCCAGCAGGACGCCCAAGGACCAGGGCCTGTGCCACGTGCTGGAGCAGGTTTACAGCGTCCTCAGGCAGGGGAGCTGA
- the MPND gene encoding MPN domain-containing protein isoform X4 encodes MEGGLRPQFSEWSRRIEPPPLSPACASRRPDFPRSLLLTRPPAAANGWGASRSGQSRVTCREESTRGALGVWLSGHGSLLLPAAPEPLSPAGGAGEEAPDEDEAEAEDSERPGASGGARSGGGGGGGGGGAGPGSCGGPGGALTRRAVTLRVLLKDALLEPGAGVLSIYYLLFGPASPLSLQGKKFVGDLQPDGRIVWQETGQVFNSPSAWATHCKKLVNPAKKSGCGWASVKYKGQKLDKYKAAWLRRNQLHIPAAAADESPASEGEEEELMMEEEEEEVLTGASAEDKSRRPPVKGPSEPVHPEATPPGKRVENKIRVPVRYCMLGSRDSARNPHTLVEVTSFAAINKFQPFNVAISSNVLFLLDFHSHLTRSQVVGYLGGRWDINSQMLTVLRAFPCRSRLGDADTAAAMEEEIYQSLLLRGLSLVGWYHSHPYSPALPSLQDIDAQMDYQLRLQGSSNGFQPCLALLCSPYYSGNPGPESKISPFWVMPPPEQRPSDYGIPMDVEMAYVQDGFLTNDVLHEMMLLVEFYKGAPDLVRFQEPWNQEHTYLDKLKISLASRTPKDQGLCHVLEQVYSVLRQGS; translated from the exons ATGGAAGGTGGcctcaggcctcagttttccGAATGGTCCCGGAGGATTGAGCCGCCGCCTCTTTCTCCAGCGTGTGCAAGCCGGAGGCCTGACTTTCCCCGCTCGCTCCTGCTGACCCGCCCACCGGCGGCGGCCAATGGCTGGGGCGCTTCCCGCTCGGGGCAGAGCCGCGTCACGTGCCGGGAAGAAAGCACCAGAGGCGCGCTGGGCGTgtggctgagcggccatggcag CCTGTTGCTGCCCGCAGCTCCAGAGCCGCTGTCCcccgcgggcggcgcgggcgagGAGGCGCCGGACGAGGACGAGGCGGAGGCCGAGGACTCTGAGCGGCCGGGGGCATCGGGTGGCGCGCGCagcggcggcggaggcggcggcggtggcggcggggcCGGGCCAGGGAGCTGCGGTGGCCCGGGGGGCGCGCTCACCAGGCGCGCGGTCACGCTGCGGGTGCTCCTCAAAGACGCGCTGCTGGAGCCCGGCGCCGGGGTGTTGTCCATCTACTATCTG CTCTTCGGCCCAGCCAGCCCACTGTCACTGCAGGGGAAGAAGTTCGTGGGAGACCTGCAGCCCGATGGGAGGATTGTGTGGCAGGAAACGGGCCAGGTGTTCAACTCACCCAGCGCCTGGGCCACCCATTGCAAGAAGCTGGTGAACCCAGCCAAGAAGTCTGGCTGTGGCTGGGCCTCTGTCAAGTACAAGGGCCAGAAACTGGACAAGTACAAGGCTGCCTGGCTCCGGCGAAACCAGCTCCATATACCTGCAGCTGCCGCCGATGAG AGCCCGGCCAgcgaaggagaggaggaggagctaatgatggaggaagaggaggaggaggttcTGACAGGAGCCTCAGCGGAGGACAAGAGTCGGAGACCACCGGTGAAGGGCCCCTCGGAGCCTGTCCACCCTg AGGCCACGCCCCCAGGGAAAAGGGTGGAAAACAAGATCCGGGTGCCTGTGCGCTACTGCATGCTGGGTAGTCGAGACTCTGCCAG GAACCCGCACACCCTGGTGGAAGTAACATCCTTCGCAGCTATCAACAAGTTCCAGCCGTTCAACGTGGCCATCTCTAGCAACGTGCTGTTCCTGCTG gactTCCACAGCCACCTGACCCGCAGCCAGGTCGTGGGGTACCTGGGCGGCCGCTGGGACATCAACAGTCAGA TGCTCACGGTGCTGAGAGCCTTCCCCTGTCGGAGCCGGCTGGGGGACGCGGATACCGCGGCCGCCATGGAAGAGGAG ATTTACCAGAGCCTGCTCCTGCGGGGCCTGTCCCTGGTAGGCTGGTACCATAGCCACCCGTACAGCCCGGCCCTGCCGTCGCTGCAGGACATCGACGCACAGATGGACTACCAGCTGCGGCTGCAGGGCTCCAGCAATGGCTTCCAGCCCTGCCTCGCCCTGCTCTGCT ccccttacTACTCTGGTAACCCGGGCCCAGAGTCCAAGATCTCGCCCTTCTGGGTGATGCCGCCCCCTGAG CAAAGGCCCAGTGACTATGGCATCCCCATGGACGTGGAAATGGCCTACGTCCAGGATGGCTTCCTGACTAATGACGTCCTTCATGAGATG ATGCTGCTGGTAGAGTTCTACAAGGGCGCCCCTGACCTCGTCAGGTTCCAGGAGCCTTGGAACCAGGAGCACACCTACCTCGACAAGCTCAAG ATCTCCCTGGCCAGCAGGACGCCCAAGGACCAGGGCCTGTGCCACGTGCTGGAGCAGGTTTACAGCGTCCTCAGGCAGGGGAGCTGA
- the MPND gene encoding MPN domain-containing protein isoform X7, giving the protein MEGGLRPQFSEWSRRIEPPPLSPACASRRPDFPRSLLLTRPPAAANGWGASRSGQSRVTCREESTRGALGVWLSGHGSLLLPAAPEPLSPAGGAGEEAPDEDEAEAEDSERPGASGGARSGGGGGGGGGGAGPGSCGGPGGALTRRAVTLRVLLKDALLEPGAGVLSIYYLLFGPASPLSLQGKKFVGDLQPDGRIVWQETGQVFNSPSAWATHCKKLVNPAKKSGCGWASVKYKGQKLDKYKAAWLRRNQLHIPAAAADEWAPGATTGTEGSGQPEVSVELAGRVGSSQLKVPSLSPQPRPRQSPASEGEEEELMMEEEEEEVLTGASAEDKSRRPPVKGPSEPVHPEATPPGKRVENKIRVPVRYCMLGSRDSARNPHTLVEVTSFAAINKFQPFNVAISSNVLFLLDFHSHLTRSQVVGYLGGRWDINSQMLTVLRAFPCRSRLGDADTAAAMEEETPPPAPSPLSLSGT; this is encoded by the exons ATGGAAGGTGGcctcaggcctcagttttccGAATGGTCCCGGAGGATTGAGCCGCCGCCTCTTTCTCCAGCGTGTGCAAGCCGGAGGCCTGACTTTCCCCGCTCGCTCCTGCTGACCCGCCCACCGGCGGCGGCCAATGGCTGGGGCGCTTCCCGCTCGGGGCAGAGCCGCGTCACGTGCCGGGAAGAAAGCACCAGAGGCGCGCTGGGCGTgtggctgagcggccatggcag CCTGTTGCTGCCCGCAGCTCCAGAGCCGCTGTCCcccgcgggcggcgcgggcgagGAGGCGCCGGACGAGGACGAGGCGGAGGCCGAGGACTCTGAGCGGCCGGGGGCATCGGGTGGCGCGCGCagcggcggcggaggcggcggcggtggcggcggggcCGGGCCAGGGAGCTGCGGTGGCCCGGGGGGCGCGCTCACCAGGCGCGCGGTCACGCTGCGGGTGCTCCTCAAAGACGCGCTGCTGGAGCCCGGCGCCGGGGTGTTGTCCATCTACTATCTG CTCTTCGGCCCAGCCAGCCCACTGTCACTGCAGGGGAAGAAGTTCGTGGGAGACCTGCAGCCCGATGGGAGGATTGTGTGGCAGGAAACGGGCCAGGTGTTCAACTCACCCAGCGCCTGGGCCACCCATTGCAAGAAGCTGGTGAACCCAGCCAAGAAGTCTGGCTGTGGCTGGGCCTCTGTCAAGTACAAGGGCCAGAAACTGGACAAGTACAAGGCTGCCTGGCTCCGGCGAAACCAGCTCCATATACCTGCAGCTGCCGCCGATGAG TGGGCACCTGGGGCAACGACAGGAACCGAAGGCTCAGGCCAGCCAGAGGTCTCTGTGGAACTTGCCGGGAGGGTAGGGAGCAGCCAGCTGAAAGTCCCGTCGCTGTCCCCCCAACCCCGACCCCGCCAGAGCCCGGCCAgcgaaggagaggaggaggagctaatgatggaggaagaggaggaggaggttcTGACAGGAGCCTCAGCGGAGGACAAGAGTCGGAGACCACCGGTGAAGGGCCCCTCGGAGCCTGTCCACCCTg AGGCCACGCCCCCAGGGAAAAGGGTGGAAAACAAGATCCGGGTGCCTGTGCGCTACTGCATGCTGGGTAGTCGAGACTCTGCCAG GAACCCGCACACCCTGGTGGAAGTAACATCCTTCGCAGCTATCAACAAGTTCCAGCCGTTCAACGTGGCCATCTCTAGCAACGTGCTGTTCCTGCTG gactTCCACAGCCACCTGACCCGCAGCCAGGTCGTGGGGTACCTGGGCGGCCGCTGGGACATCAACAGTCAGA TGCTCACGGTGCTGAGAGCCTTCCCCTGTCGGAGCCGGCTGGGGGACGCGGATACCGCGGCCGCCATGGAAGAGGAG ACGCCGCCGCCGGCCCCTTCCCCTCTGAGCCTGTCTGGCACCTG A